Sequence from the Amaranthus tricolor cultivar Red isolate AtriRed21 chromosome 1, ASM2621246v1, whole genome shotgun sequence genome:
TGGAAATAATGTGGCCTCTAGTAATGGGTCTTCTAATTCCTTGATGGAGGAGGCTATGGCCAATCCCAATACTCTCGACGACGATCAAAGAGGGAAAGGCAAACGCATAAAGTATTTATCTACAAAGTTGCGTGGTTTTGTTAATAATACAATTCAAAAGTCATTCCATCTTTCTCTCCTCCGGCATCTAATTCGTCTCACCTCAGGTATTTTCTATCTTATAGCAAATTTTGTTAATTGTGATAAATTTTCTATGAGAAACTAAAATATTCTTGCAGCTATTACCGCAACCTCAAAACACCAATCCTTTAAGGCAACCATGAAAAACCTCAGTTCGCAAGAAGCTATGAGAATGAAATTCAAGCATTACAAAAACAATGGTACTTGGCGTGTGACAAATCTTCCTCCTAGGAAGAAGGCTCTTGGTAGTCGATGGGTCTATAGAATTAAATACAACTCAGATGCTAGTGTGGAGTGCCTTAAGGCTCAATTGGTTGTGTTTGGAAATCACCAGGTTGAATGGATTGATTACTCAAATACCTTTGCTACGATACTGAGGATGACTacaattcttttttttctcttgctGTAGCTACTACTAAAAATTGAGAGTTGCACCAAATGGATCTCCACAATGCTTTTTTGGATAAAATTTGTCAGAAGAAGTGTATATGAAAATGCTGCCTGGTTTTCACGGTGCTCAGCCATATAAGTTAGTCGATTGCAAAAatctctttatggcttgaaataAGCCCCCAGTTGTTGGTTTGCTAAGTTGGCTACTTCTCTTCGAAATTATGGTTTCAACTAATCTTATTCAGATTATTCTCTTTTGGCTTATTAGAGAGGTTGTGTTCAACTTATGATTTAATAATCTCTGAGAATGATTTTGTTGATCTTACAACTTTCAAACAATATTTGTGTTTATGCTTTcatatgaaggatcttggtgtACTTAAATATTTTCAGAATATTGAAGTTGCTAGAAATTCAAAGGTTATTTATTTGAGCCAAAGGAAGCATGCTCTTGATGTCATTGCTGAATCGGGTAATTTTGGCTCGAAACTCATTCTTTTTCCTATGGAGATCATTAGTTGGCAATATCTACTAGTCCTCTTTTTGATAATGGTGAGCAATATCGCAGGTTAGTTGGTCGACTCATTTATCTCTCTTTTACCAGACATGATTTGGCTTATTTTGTACATCTATTTTCTCAATTTCTTGGTGCTCCACATCTGTCTTTAAGTGGATGGTGTGATTTAGATTAGGCTAGTTGTCCGCTTACTCGTTACTCTTTATCGGGTTGGCTAGTTTTCTTTGGACATTCTCTCATTTCGTGGAAAACCAAAAAGCAAGTTATAGTCTCTAGATCATCAACCGAACCAGAGTATAGGTCTATGGCTGATGTGACTTGTGAACTTAAATGGCTCAAAGGTTTGCTTAGTAGCTTAGGGGTGCATCTCCTGAAAGAGATGTCTTTGCTTTGTGATGTCAAATTGCTCTCTACATTACTCAAAATCTAGTGTTTGATGAATGCAGcaaatatattgaaattgattttcaatttatgCGAGATGTCATTCAAGATGGTACCATTAGTCCTACACTCCTATTCATATTCCTTCTACTACAAGACTTGTAGGTATTTTCACTAAGGCTTCGGGGCAAGCTAAATTCTCTTTTCTTCATCACAATTTTGGCATTTGTGATCTGCATGATCCAACTTGAGAGGGGCGTtaggaattattattatttgggcctattatatataatagtagTGGGATTTATGTACTGAGGTTTTATTCTTACTTGTATATATATCTTGCTTTTGAGTAATAACAAAACAAGGGGTCTtagttttctttcattttatgcAACATGGTCGGTGctaatagaaaatttattcaggGAGAATTGTTTTATGAGACAGTCAAATTTAGTAGAATATCCTATTTGATATGAGTATAACTtaaaagtaggttaaacatgCACACTATTTCAGAAAACCTTGGTTATTTTATACttcatttttcataatttatggcctaaatacatataattataattagactaaatcaaatatagtttatatcTAACATGATTAATATTTAAGACCCTTTAACCTTGGGACTCTTGTGCAATTGGGCAACTCGTACATACTCTGAATCACCATTAAGTTAAAAAGGCAAACCAACGTGACGTCACATatgcgaaaatttgaaaaaaataagatcatttaacaacctaattctaaaaataagcttcgtgaaaacttaattcccaaaataagcttccatACATCTAAACCTAGCCTCGGTgaaaatcgctgttactaacagcgaaagagcaaaaaaaaaaaagaaaataaaaggcctaagttgctgttagtaacagcgactgatctcttttattttttttttgtatgaagtaaactagccgttgttaattagaaaaatagccgttaagaACTtaaaaatagccgttgtaatgatgttctataaataactgtatcatttccctacttcattATATGTAATCtacatcattcttgttcttttgaatcaatttataaaggtaacataaggtatgatgttagttttactctcaatttataaatgttaatattatttttgaaagttcacttacgttactttattatatgtattccgtagatgtcaaaggagcattgtattgaagagctttgtgattgttgttatgaagttgagattaataaaGATTGGAGCGACTTTGATCCTgggcgtgattttgttgcttgtcctttctacttggttgaaggattaggatgcacatactttagatggattgatCCGGAAGGTACCAAATGGCAGAGACAcctaataatacggcttgaaaaagaaaaacaagagttTAAAGATGAGGATTGTAATCTCAaaagacaaatagatgatatggcacataggaaagaagagactgaaagaattatttgaaagtttaagaagcaatcttagttagcgTCGGTGGTTTAagttaacgaatgaactatgcaATTTGATATGTAatcgttgaacatgaatgaaattcaGTAGAATTTTCGAGAGTATTTTTCCTATTTGAATATATGAttgtctgttttttttttattaaattcatattgcattcttggcggaatgatttatcgccgaaaactctgagtacctaacatcatttcattcataataaacatgtgataatacgataaaaatatatacatctacatatatattacaatttaTACACAAAACACCAAttgttacaaatattgagtatgtacaaatgttcaatatatacaaattgtCACTAATgatcaatatatacaaacagtattctaatgctaatcctcctcctgtaccctgtctaactgtgatGATTTAcaacgcctcctacgatagtaagaggccgtcgcatgacgctcgggtaggggaggtgattgatactgtgatgatgtggcaccctgtgaggacccggcatcgtagtccgggcacgttaagtcaacctcctcaagatgaacgtcggcatgatgaggagatgacccaTACTCGTACATAGTGGTGTGGGGCGCAGTCACTtccggaatgaagtgttgaaactgcgttcctcggagtatgccttgggcaatctcccgtacgggctcctcttgggaggagTTGATGACTGAttcaatgccctgtgcctgcagtaagacgtaagtattaatgaaatgtttaacgtgtaagttctatggataataatcaatgtaaaagaatacttacaaagtgtgtcatcgtcggtgctgcgggagtgTACTGGGCTGCCgccatgatacctcgtggtgtcatccatcgacgagtgatggagaggaaccacgacatgtaatCTGCCGAAGTAGCGCCGCCTACagcctcgatcggcgcaccttgggccagcagctctagcctgtgctcccaacgaCCCTTGCGCGAGTTATGGACCTCCGCCTCTATGTCACATGGCGacgggatgccctgtaccatcccaaattggcggaGTACACGCTCcgggagatgcacttcgactatgtcgaagcagattagaggtacagatgctctccacgcccctgacaatatgcccgagtgctgaggcaccgcagcgtatgcctcagcaGCGTAAGGGTCCCATCGAAACTATGAGTGAAAATTCGATTAATAAATAACGCAATGTGATAGTCACAAAAAAAGTTGTAGTGAATTTGTTACATGGTCCGCTCGTagtagatcgagttgatcgcggtagaaccccacgcccgatcctgtgtgggtccttgttcgtctttcaaaggaccactgtgatccatatggcacatgtgggggtggaagaattggtggcgCAAATGAACCACGTCCCACACTCCTCAACAATTGACCAGTGAGAACATGCTACcacgcccaaagctatgaattacaattataAGTAAGTAAACGAAACACAAAAACATTTAACAAAAGGAACAATACGGTAACATGTAAATAGGAGCTCTTCCCTTTATACGTAATAATCTCCCATGatggtgaataggagctcttcctagccTTAAGCCTCCAACCataccctctcttacacttcaaggtgagcacggtttgatttgaagtctcagttcggtactcaacgttcctacgaatgtgatacaatctaacaacgtccaacaaggcatccttgttatcaaacatcatacccttttgaaactctccttcatcggtgtaggttgtatcacaatcctAAGACCTCaaagagttgtcctcaatgtgttcatctagaggggaaACCATTGCATAGGGTGTAGGAGcaatgattgttggaatgttgcctaagctcatatcattagctagagcctcctcgtcaacacccacatcatcctcagaaggagcttctacgaattcattactctcactattaacatcaccccacggctcatttgtatcttctaagttaaaagtatcatcattgtGACTTGAAATTAAAGTTGATTGGATTCATTAGAAGCATAAGAGGAACAtggcataaagggattttgggtttcttgggtagggaatggcgtatgagaaggagcagaagaagttatattcatgaatgcatttgtttccacaacattgatatcttcattccctaggggtacctcttctacatataactctaaagaaggagtaggggtagaccttgaatactcccacattgcatctatagcctcctcatcctcaaccggaaaagctaacaaatttccactcagattgtacttaaaacttaaattaacagtacttcttgtagtgtcaatgtcaatcttagagcatataaaatgtttaaattcattcaaatccatgtatgagttgcatgcaaacagtttacgtcttcccccaacatacttaacattgttactagttggTCGAAATGAagcattccaaaagcatacaacagtcacacgaaatgaatccatttctacaacaatacattcaaaatcaacatcaatatCAGGtgcataaatatatgaccactatacattttaaattcaacaacaaatttatGAACAAAGAACCTCATTATGaataacaactacattcgacatattcgtagattttaagtgtaaatgaccaccatacatgacaaaaattataaattcaacacca
This genomic interval carries:
- the LOC130809050 gene encoding serine/threonine-protein phosphatase 7 long form homolog yields the protein MSNVVVIHNECKRGYGWRLKARKSSYSPSWEIITYKGKSSYLHVTHVLTGQLLRSVGRGSFAPPILPPPHVPYGSQWSFERRTRTHTGSGVGFYRDQLDLLRADHFRWDPYAAEAYAAVPQHSGILSGAWRASVPLICFDIVEVHLPERVLRQFGMVQGIPSPCDIEAEVHNSRKGRWEHRLELLAQGAPIEAVGGATSADYMSWFLSITRRWMTPRGIMAAAQYTPAAPTMTHFAQGIESVINSSQEEPVREIAQGILRGTQFQHFIPEVTAPHTTMYEYGSSPHHADVHLEEVDLTCPDYDAGSSQGATSSQYQSPPLPERHATASYYRRRRCKSSQLDRVQEED